tgcagggaagggggaaaatacaCTTATAAGTGTAGAATTGCTGAGTCTAAACCTTCCTCAGTAGGTTGTAAACAGAAATGGTTGATTAAGAACTCTAGAAACCAGAGAAATATAAGAGCAAGAACTGTTGAGTAAGTTGAAATGAAGTATTAGTAATACTGAATACTATTTCTCACTTCAGCTTTTTCATTCTTGTAACCATATTATGAAGAATGAAATGCTTCAGTTGCTTATAGCCATTGTACTTGAATACGaaggatggggaaaataaaatatccagtaaaagaacagaaaaacaataaaatgcccAATAATGtgtatattaaaaatacatataatgtTGCTATGTGTTAATATTTCAGGAGAAAAGGCAGTGGCAGAGCAAAGAGAAGGGACTCTTGGGGCATACGTACAATGGCTTGTGTCTATGGCATTTCCACTGAGCAGGAAATCCTCCTAGGATGGCAACATGGGATTGGGGCCATGGATAGATGTTTAGCTTTTGTCTGAGCAGAGGGTGGGTTTTCTTCACAGAGACCACCTCCGAAGCAGTGGTAAAACACTTGTGCAAGTGGAACAGTCCCGTGTTATTACATTGGTGGGACTTTCTGGCAGGAAGCTCAAGAGGATTAGTGGCCACCTTGTTTTTGTCACCCTGAAGTTGCTGGAACCTTCTAATGTCCCACTTATTGCAGTTAATGCTCACATTTCCAGAACAATGTACTCTGAaaggggaaattatatatatatttcctaagATATTCAGAGAGCTTATATGAGTTTATTCATGGCAAAGCTAAATGTTGTGAATGTAGAATTTGCCTTTATTTataagcaaaaataaatgtttactaaaaactttttgtgtgtgtgagaactAATATGCCACAGGACGGTGAATGTTGTGGCTGAGGCAGGTTATTGCATTCTGCCATGTGTTGAACCTGTTTTCTCTATgattgaaaaaaatgtttatatatCAGACCCTCCCTTGGAACAATAACTGGTTTAGTCTTCCAGGCACCAATTTAACAACACTGCATTTCTCTTCAGACATTATAGAAAAAGGCAAGGACAGCCAACCCATGGTAGAAATGGGCTTGCTGTTCTCTGTTCTAAATTGCAAAGCATTTCTTAGCTCTGCTTTCAACTAGAAAGCAGGGTGTTGTTTCCTCATCCCTAGGCTGAGTGCCAAGTGGCTCCAGAATCTCAAGAGAGGGCATGTTTTTGCCACaaaccatcaagttgcttctgatgtaTAGTGACTGTAGccaggttttcaaggtatttgagaggtgcaaggagtggtttaccattgccaccctctccagtgagcagggatttgaacccaggtctccggaGTCCTCGTCCAACACTCTTATCTATTGCACCACAGTGGGTCTCATATACTTTTCTTCTGCTGGACATATTGCCTGATTGTGCCTGGCATTAAACCTGGCCTATCACACATGCAAATAATTACTAAAGAATCCTTATTCTATTTTGGTGCCATTGAGTTCTGGTGTTTGTATACAACACACAAAAGTTTCCTTGGTTTCTGTCAAAGAAAGGAATTCCGACAACTTTCTGAGTCCCATTTTCAAGTGTCAGCAGGGAGGGTCTTGTATGGCTTTGTAGATAGAGTAGCAGCACCCTCTTTTGGCTAACATTataattgatattttatttacattacaGATTCAACCAAGTGGCTAGAGTGCCAGCTCACAGCAGTGGAGGGTGAGGTAAGAAACTGCAAAACAAATGTATGAATCATACATGAAACATGTTGCTTTGTTGACATAACAGCTTGCTTGGGAATATGTTCCTGAAATAGTTCCAGGTTGGGCTCAGTCAGGGAGGTATGGCTGCAGAGTTAATCAAAACTTTGTCCTCAGGGTTTCAAATGCCAAAAGAGGGGTTCTCTTTATTTGCCCCTTCAAGAGCACCCTGAGAGTGGGGAGAAACTATatggcttttaaatattgaaagaagcattttaaaaaacttgattATAGTATGGCTAATATGAATGGAACGTAGGAGTGGAAAACGGAATTGTTCTTCCGGTAGAATATTTAGCATGGACAtttccctttgctatgtaatcCCATACCGTTGTTACTGGGCTTCCTCCATCATTATGGGCACTGATAGTGTATCTTTGAAAATCCTGGAAGCACACTCAGCTAGGGAAATCCAGGCTGCACCGTGATTTGGGAGAACAAACATTCCCAACCAAAAGAGCCCCGTTCCGATACCAAAACTCTGTGCAGGGAACGGGGTGTGGTGTGGGAGTAAGTTCTTGCGTGTGTGGAATCTCTGCCCTTGTTGCCtgtgcttcctcttcctttcaaGCAGCTATAGTGGTCCAGCAGCCTTAAGCTTGGGGGTTGAAGGGAAGAAGCCTTGGTGTTGAAGTGTTTCCTCCCCTTTCTGTGTTAGAGAGTATTTGGAAACTGCTTCTAGCTCCACTCCACAAAATAGGCTTAAGCACCAGGCCATTTTAGAAACTGTGCTGTTCTACTTCTGGGGTGAGTAAACCTATTTGCCTAGGTGCAAATACGCCAGAAGGCAACACTAGCTCTTCCTGTTATTGTTCCATGTGAAATGTAAGAAATGGTGTAGGCTGCTGCTGCTTGACCAAAGAAGTGTGAACACATTCTTAAGCAGAACCATTAGGAGCTGGTTTGCAGAGGTGCAATGGCAACCCCTGTTAAGATAGTATTGTTGCTCTCTTTTCTCCAGGGAACAGCTCCCGTGAATCGGAAGGGCCACAGCGCTGTTGTCTACAGGGGCAGTATGTACATGTATGGTGGCTACATTGACATTAGAGGTGCTTCGCAAGAATTCTGGGCTCTATGTTTTGGTAGGTTAACTGCTCCCAATTGTTATTTGACTATAACCATTGGAAGGTATGGTCTGAGACCCCCTGAACATTCAGAATCAAAATGCAGTAGAGGGGTGCAAAAGAAAGTTTGTGGTTTTGAAATTCTAGCTGAAATTATGTATCTTCTACCTCTGAGACTCGGTTATTTGTGTATTCACGAAGCTTGTGTGCTACCCTTCGAACAAAGTGAGAACTCCTGTAAGTCTTGTGCCTTTTAGTCAACGGGGAAATTGTGTGTatacaggggtgggggggaagtgcTGATGAATAGACATACTATATAGAAAATGCATATGAATTTCCAGAGGGAACAAAATACATTTCTGATACGAAGGATGGGACCAATACCTATGCAGGATTTGTAGAAATGCAATCAAATTGTGCCTGAGCTTCTTTCACATCCCTGATTTTCAGTCTAAGAGGAATCCATAGTGACGatactttttttcctccagatACAAAACAGTGGACCCCTGTGTCAGCTACCTCATACGGTGGCAGTCCAGGTCCCCGGCACGGTCACTCTGCCGTGGTTTATGGCAAAGGCATGTACTTGTTTGGAGGGCTGATGAGACTGAGTGAACAAAAGGACTTCTGGAAGTGGGATTTCACGGCTACCACCTGGTCTAGTATCAGAAGGAggtaaatacagtatttgagagCTGTTCACTAGCAGCTTTAGGAAGCAAGAGCTCGACAGACTGAAGAACATAAAACTGTGCTGTTACTATGAACTATTACTATGAATTTTATGGAGGTTGTATGCTAAACTACTTCCCTCTAAAGACTGTAAGTTCCACTGTATTTGTCCCACGTGGAAACAGACATATAGGTAAAATCTGTGCGATTTGTGCATCATTTTGTTCATGTTAACTGGGAGCCAAATAGTCTTTCTtgtacagaagcagaaaacatttcTAATGCATATGAGAGGCATCTTGGCCAAATTGCCCCATACAAAAGAGGAAGTTTtggagtaatttttttaaagttaaaaattaGGATTCAGATGTGCTCCGGaattggaaatactgtacattgttgtgTCACTACCGGATTGTATTTACAGAAGAAATGTAAGTTGCGGACTTTTGAAGTACAGTAGGATCCACTGATTCACATCCTTGGtctgcaaatattaaatattaaaagtagtaaaagaaacaaagcagaaagaatTCACATGTTTTACAAGAACTGGAGGGAGCCAGAAAGACCATGCTATGAAGAATATGTAGCACAGTGTCTggtagacatggggacgaattaaaaaacaaattgcattatttgttaaaaatcacgAATTTGTTTAATATTCGCCCCTTCATATTTATCAGTTCCatagaccctgatgaatatgcaGGGATGagtatttctctgtttttattcatcccccatggTCTTTCCACTCTGCCTATGGGCTtattgaacagctgattggtgggccccTAGGCAGACACCTTCCCCACAGCTGCCCACCGCACAGTCTGTTCCTGACCCCCTCCCCCTGCCTATGTTGgccgctgccactgccactcATGCCATCTCTGCAAAGGGCAGCTGGTTACCCTTATGGGAGGCCGTGGTGGATGGCAGCAGGGGCAGCAGAGGTAAAGGCTGCTGTGGTGCAGGCTGCAGTGGGTGGTGGCACAGTGGCAGTGTGAGTGGCAGCAGTCCACTGCAGGCTCAGATGGTGGTgtccaaggtagggaggcaatgggggtggtgggaagggggcagagggGCAGACCATGGGAGTGGGGGGACTtagctttcccctcctccttttttagaCAGACTTTTCATGGGTCATCCATTCACAGGCAGGAAATTCGTGTTTTGTCAACCTTGATGGACCACGGACCAGgacgaaccaccattttggcagtttgtccccatctctagtctctggCTGCTTAAGGCCCCTCTTTTGAGCTTTCTCATGGGAGGTTCTGAAGCAGCTCCTCCTGCTTCCTGGTTTAACCAGTCAGTGCCAGGTGATCAAGGTGGGAAGTGGGACAGGGATGTCtccagctggcttgcttttcaTTGAGGCCTGAGAGCATGACAGCAAAGAGCTCAGCATGCAGGTGAGCAGCCCTCCCAAGGTGGCAGCCTCTGCACTCTACCCTCCCTTCAGGTAACTGTCTGGTTTGCATGGATCAGAGGGAGGGGCGGTTGTCCCTGTACCTTTTGGATAGTTGGCAAGGGTGAGGAGggcatcgcatggattcgatcttatgactgcaggtcttctgaccttgcagcacagaggcttcagcggtttaacacGCAGTGCCGCCACGTTCCCCCCCAAACTGTAGTTAATGGTCTTTAAAAGTGAATTCAGTTTTCATCAGTATAAATAGAATTGTGTGGACCTACTCACCGCTTTGTGTTGTGTTTCTGTCTAGCCAGGGGCCTCCGAAAATGGTGGGACACTCGGCTTTAATCTTTGAAGATTCTATGCTGTTGTTTGGTGGAGGAGTTTCTAATAGCAGGCCAAACAGCACTTTGTGGAAATACCATTTTCCATCTCAAATGTGGAAAAAACTGGCTAGCTCCGTTGAGCCTTCGTCCAAATTTTATCACTGTGCACTGGGGACTGGATATGGTTTCCAGGGGACTGCCGATTCTCCAAGGACATCATTCAGCAATTTGCATCGAGAACAAAGAGGCTGTTCAAAGCTACTAGCTATCTCTAAGCAGCATGCCTGCTTCTGGGAGCAGCTTCACCCGGAGCCCACCTATCAAATTTTCAGCAACGAGGGAGGCAGTGAAATAGAAATGAAAACCTTCCGCCACTCTCAGGAAGAGCCAGGACTTTGCTTCGCTACTTGCAGTGGAAAGCTGAGCACAAGCCAGGCAGAAAGCGTACTGTCCAGGCAGGAGAAGACTTTTTACCTTAACTGTTCAAGGGAAGAGGACTTTGCTGACAATGGCCTgacagagaaagaggagaggttCGGCTGCTTGCATCCTTCCAGTGTGGACTCCGGGGAGCCTCCTGTGGTGCTGCTGCTTGGGGGCAAACCTTTGTCCAGTTCCTCTGCAATCACATTTTGGCAGATGGGGCTCAATAGTGCTTAAAACAGTGTCACTTGCATGTCTGCACACATTTATCAAGAAGTGAGACGCTTCCTTAGTGCATGTGAGTAAGCAAGCTCCCTCCTGAAAGAGAACGAACGAGCGAATGCATTGTCACTTACCCCATTGTGTCAAAAACCCTAATGAGACTTCCTTCACGAATAGAAAGCGTTGGGGAAATGACAGTCCTAACATTTCCTGCAGTCTGTAAACAAAACATGCCGCTGTTCTCAGTTTACTGGTTGGGCGTCTTTGCCCCAAGATTAAGTGGCTCAGTGGGGACTGCATACCTGTCCACTGAACACACAGAAGATGGCCCTTGATGATAACATTAGCCATTTATCAATTGCTTTTAGACTATTCAAAAACCTTTGCAAGTTCACTTGTGAAATCTTCACAAGAGGGGCAGGCAAAATGCAGCTTGTGTGTGGCTTCCCCCACAGGCTCCACTGCCAGCCTTTTTCAATTTAAAGCTCCCCCCATCTAAAATTCAATCTAGGAGGCAATGTTTGCTGTGCACAGTGgagggcatggggggggggtactCATTCTGTGCTATCAACTCAAGTGACTTATAGAgcccctaatagggttttcaaggtaagtgagatatttaaggagcggcttTTACCAGTCCCACACACAAGAcaccagtgagttcccatggctgagggaagattcgaaccctgttctccagagtcctagtctgtcactctatccactacaccacactgggaatccccttACCTCTACTCCCCCTGAAAATCCTGAAGCTGGCATTTGTTTAAATGCACATAGGTGGAAATTACATTCACATCAGCAAGGCATAGGTATCATTAAAAGAATCCTCTGCAAATTCTGTCAGAGCCCTTGGGTGGAAACCAGAAATTATTCCAACAGTTGAGGAGCAGGGTGTGGGTGAGTAAAATGGCTGACCACTAGAGGGTATGAGGATCTGCCACTTTTT
The Pogona vitticeps strain Pit_001003342236 chromosome 1, PviZW2.1, whole genome shotgun sequence genome window above contains:
- the LOC110085420 gene encoding leucine-zipper-like transcriptional regulator 1 homolog isoform X2, whose translation is MVDSPFTQKNPLWMYDTDSTKWLECQLTAVEGEGTAPVNRKGHSAVVYRGSMYMYGGYIDIRGASQEFWALCFDTKQWTPVSATSYGGSPGPRHGHSAVVYGKGMYLFGGLMRLSEQKDFWKWDFTATTWSSIRRSQGPPKMVGHSALIFEDSMLLFGGGVSNSRPNSTLWKYHFPSQMWKKLASSVEPSSKFYHCALGTGYGFQGTADSPRTSFSNLHREQRGCSKLLAISKQHACFWEQLHPEPTYQIFSNEGGSEIEMKTFRHSQEEPGLCFATCSGKLSTSQAESVLSRQEKTFYLNCSREEDFADNGLTEKEERFGCLHPSSVDSGEPPVVLLLGGKPLSSSSAITFWQMGLNSA
- the LOC110085420 gene encoding leucine-zipper-like transcriptional regulator 1 isoform X1, whose amino-acid sequence is MKRKTEYSSWKPVPQSKVSPCDRFKHACCICRGFLYVYGGRQSTSLSDFWRYKIESNEWERLDNSEDGPEELEEHTMVEYQNVLYIFGGMVDSPFTQKNPLWMYDTDSTKWLECQLTAVEGEGTAPVNRKGHSAVVYRGSMYMYGGYIDIRGASQEFWALCFDTKQWTPVSATSYGGSPGPRHGHSAVVYGKGMYLFGGLMRLSEQKDFWKWDFTATTWSSIRRSQGPPKMVGHSALIFEDSMLLFGGGVSNSRPNSTLWKYHFPSQMWKKLASSVEPSSKFYHCALGTGYGFQGTADSPRTSFSNLHREQRGCSKLLAISKQHACFWEQLHPEPTYQIFSNEGGSEIEMKTFRHSQEEPGLCFATCSGKLSTSQAESVLSRQEKTFYLNCSREEDFADNGLTEKEERFGCLHPSSVDSGEPPVVLLLGGKPLSSSSAITFWQMGLNSA